The genome window GGGCAGTTGGATTACATTAATTGCCTACCGGTTTACCATGCCCTTGAAGAGGGGTTGTTGCCGCTGGAAGCCGAACTGGTTAAGAAGCCCCCTAATGTCTTAAACCGTCTTTTTATGAGCGGCCAGTTGGATGTCAGCCCTTTGTCTTCAATTGAGTATGCCAGGAACAAGGATAGTTGCATTATCCTGCCCGGACTTTCCATTAGCGCAGACGGCCGGGTAATGAGCATACTGCTTTTCAGTAAAGTGCCGGTGACGGAACTAGAAGGAAAGAAAGTGTGTCTGACCGAGTCTTCCGCGACCGGGGTCGCGCTCTTAAAAGTGCTTTTTGACCACTATTATCATGTTGATGTGGATTATGAAACTACCGTTCCTGAACTTAGCGGCATGATGGAAAGGGCGGACGGCGCGCTATTGATTGGGGACAATGCCATGCAGGCTCACCAGTATGTAGAAGAACACCACATCCCCTACCATGTTACTGACCTTGGTGAAACGTGGAAGCAGTTTACCGGCGCGAAGATGGTTTACGCGGTTTGGGTAGTGCGCAAAGCCTACGCCAGCTCCAATGCGGCGGCGGTAAATTACCTCAGTAATATACTCATAAATTCAAAGGAAATCGGTCATAGACAAATAACCGCTGTTGCCGCTAAAGCCCAGCAACGGAGCGGACTGCCGTTATCCGTTACTGAGGATTATTTTAAAACGATCAAACATGATTTTGGCGATGACGAGAGGAAAGCACTGCTAACTTTTTATGATTATGCCTATAAAAGCGGATTAATTGATGAAAGAGTCAAACTGCGGGTGTGGGGTGAAGCCGGTGCCTGATCTGGATAATATTTTGGACAAAGCCGTCCGGGGAGGGCGGCTTTCTTTGAAAGAGGGTGTAGCTCTTCTCGCCTCGCCTGACTTGTTACCGGTGGGCCGCGCGGCTGATTTAGCACGTAAGCGAAAACATCCTGACAACATAGTTACGTTTATTATTGACCGGAATATTAACTATACAAATGTCTGTAGCAGCAGGTGCCGCTTCTGTGCCTTTTGGAAGGAAGAAACAGACCCGGAAGCTTATATCTTGGATAAGGAAACGCTTTTTAAAAAGATTGAAGAAACCATAGCCGCCAATGGTACGGCAGTAATGATCCAGGGTGGGCTTCATCCGAAGCTGGGACTGGATTACTACCTGGACATGCTCCAATCGGTTAAAGAGCGATACGATATTCACATTCACTCTTTCTCTCCGCCTGAAGTAGCGTATATGGCGCGGAACTCCGGATTGTCATTGCGAGAGGTCCTGTTAAAATTACAGAAAGCCGGCCTGGATTCTCTGCCAGGCGGTGGCGCCGAGATCCTGGATAACCGGGTGCGTGGTTTAATCAGTCCGGAAAAGATCACCTGGGAAGAGTGGATGGAAGTAATGGCACAGGCTCATCAAATTGGAATGAAATCCACAGCCACCATGATGTTCGGTCATGCGGAAACCTTGGAGGAACGGGTGCTGCATATGATCCGGGTGCGTGAGCAGCAGGACCGCACCGGCGGCTTCACCGCTTTTATTCCCTGGAGTTTCCAGCCAAAAAACACTAAGCTGGGCGGTGAAACTACCACCGGTGTGGATTATTTGAAAACCCTTGCTGTGTCCAGGTTGATGTTGGATAATATTCCTAACGTCCAGGTTTCGTGGCCGACACAGGGCGCCAAGCTGGCGCAGGTAGCCCTGGTCTTCGGGGCCAACGACTTCGGAGACGTCATGTTGGAAGAAAACGTCGTCCGGGCTGCCGGGGTGAACTACCGGGTTCCCGTGGAAGAAATAATTCGCTGTATTAGTGATGCCGGTTTTACGCCGGCCCAGCGGAATACAGGTTATAAGATAATAAAAGAGTTTTCCTGAGCTTGTGGGGGAGTGAAAGGAGATTTAAATTATGGATAATGAAAAATTTCAGGAACTAGTGTTAAAACAGCTACAGGTACTGACCGAAGGTCAAGTCAAATTGGACACTAAATTTGATAATTTAGACGCCAAGGTTGAAGGGCTGGAAGTCAAGGTGGACGGATTGGATACCAGACTTGGAGGTCTGGAAACCAAGGTGGACGGATTGGATACCAGACTTGGAGGTCTGGAAGTCAAGGTAGATGGATTGGATACCAGGGTTGGTAATATCGAAGTAGACATACGGTACTTAAAAGCAGGCCAGGATAGAATGCAAAAGGATATTGACGGTATCAAAAATGAACTAAGTTACGTTTGGGGCGATTGATAACCGGCTGTCCGCCCAGGAGGAAGAAGTGGTCATACTCAAGCGGTTAAAATAATTTTATCCGTCAGTGGGGACCTTGAGTTTTAAACAGCCGGTCTACGTTAAAATCCGAGTAATGTATATACCTTATCGTTCACAATATTATTCCCGGTAAGACCATTGTCTTCCCGGAATTGTTTAACTGCTTTTTCAGTTCCCTGGCCCCAGAAACCATCAGGTGTCCACTTGAGGTAACCAAGCCTTTTCAACGCCCGCTGCACTTCCAAAACATCCGGCCCCTTATCTCCGAATTTTAAAATGGAAGGGAGAGTGCCCGGCGCGCCGAATGGTGTTCCAATAATGGTTACAGGTGTACCAGGGATAACAAAAGGAAATATTTCCTCAACGTGAGCGTTATGCATCCTGATACAGCCGTGGCTGGCAAAACTGCCGATACTATGTGGAGCGTTGGTGCCGTGGATGCCGTACTGCCCATATGGTATATTGAGTCCAAGCCATCGCGTGCCCATGACGTCAGGCGGGTTGGTATCCTGAGAGGCGATCTTCCAGTTGCCGACCGGAGTGGGTGTTTCGTATTTCCCCATGGCAACTGGAAACTGGCGGAAAGGTTCCCCATTGTCGAAGAGGGTTAGGGTTAGCCTGTCCATGTCAATAATTATACTGATTCTTTCCGGCATTGGGTTTGCCGCCCAAGATGTTCTTATGCCCGACCCCATTAAAAAAACGGCTATTAAAACTGCGGCAGCGCAATAAAAGAATTTCATCACAAAAGCATTTCCCTCCGTTTGTTATATTACTTCTATTTTCTCTATATTTGTTCCTTACTATTCCGGATAGGCTTCTTAATTAATTCAGCATGGAAAAACGATGGTTGTCCGCTCACACGACCCAGTAGTATATTGTGATAATCATTTGAAGGAGCTTTTGTTAAGAAAGAACAGTTCGCCACCGGAATGTATAATGTATATGTTATTAGATAATATTGTGGTTCATTTCACAATTATGTATAATTAAGTGTGCCAGGCTTAAAATGGTTTAGTTGTGACTCTAGCACGATTATATTAGGGAGTATGATGTTATGAAAAATTATCAATTGGCAGAGTATGAAGAGAGATTTTTTAACCAGTTAAGTAATATTACTGAAAAAAACAACTTGATTAACCCCGAGTTATTTAATAAATACAACGTTAAACGCGGGCTCCGTGATAAGGACGGCAAGGGAGTACTTGTGGGTCTTACTGAAATCGGCGAGGTGCATGGCTATATTATTGATGAAAATGAGACTATCGCTGTTCCAGGCAGATTAATTTACAGGGGCATCGACATTACTGACATCACGGACGGTTTCTTTAAGGATGACCGCTTTGGTTTTGAAGAGACTTGTTACTTGTTGCTTTTTGGTGATCTCCCTGACCAAGACACTCTTATGAGTTTTGAGCGGCTTCTTTCAGAATACAGAAAGCTGCCTGAGGATTTTGTCCGCGACATGATTCTGAAAGCGCCAAGCAAGGACATGATGAATGTATTAGCAAGAAGCGTACTCGCTTTATATAGTTTTGACGATAACGCCGATGACACTTCCATCAAGAATGTATTAAGACAATGCATCAGGCTGATTGCCTGTTTTCCGTTGCTTGGGGTTTATGGTTACCAGGCTTATTCTCATTATCATGGAAATAATAGCCTGTTTATTCATAGCCCAATGCCTGAATACAGCACCGCTGAAAATATTCTACACATGCTTAGGCCGGACAGCAAATTTACAAACCTTGAGGCAAAACTGCTTGATCTTGCTCTAGTGCTTCACGCTGAGCATGGCGGGGGCAACAATTCGTCCTTCATCACGCACGTTGCGACATCGTCCGGTACTGACACATACTCTGTGATAGCCGCCGCGCTGGGGTCGTTAAAAGGACCAAAACATGGAGGAGCTAACATCAAAGTCATTCAGATGTTTGAAGATATGAAGCAAAACATAAGGAATTTAGACGACGATGAGGAAATTGAACATTATCTTGTTAAATTAATTAGCAAAGAAGCTTTTGACCGTCAGGGTCTCATTTATGGTATGGGTCACGCTGTTTATTCAGTTTCTGATCCAAGGACGCTTATTATAAAGGAACATGCTGCCCGGCTCGCTAAGGAAAAAGGTTTGGAGGACGAATATAATCTCTATTTAAAAGTTGAGAAAATGGCTCCTGAAATAATCGGGAAATCCCGGAATACGTTTAAAGGCGTGTGTTCAAATGTTGATTTTTATTCAGGCTTTGTTTACAAAATGCTGGATATTCCAGTTGAATTATTCACTCCTATATTTGCCATTTCCAGGATAGCTGGTTGGAGCGCACATCGTATTGAGGAAATTGTTAATTCGGGAAAAATTATCAGGCCGGCATACAAGAGTGTTTCGAAACGGCGCGAATACGTTTCGATGGACGGGCGATAAGGCGGCTAGATAACCTAATGATAAATAGTCTTCATTACTTAGAAGAGATTCGGGTAAATAAAAAAGCCCCGGCACAGTTCATAAAGCGTGCCGGGGTCTCTTTTTCTTTTACATCTGCCGGGCATACTCCACGGCATTTTTAAAGATAGCCAATCCGTGAGGCACCGTGTCTTCCGGCATCCTGCGCCAGTTCGGGTGTTGGGTTTTTTCAACGTACCGCTCCGGGTGAGGCATCATGCCCATGATTCTTCCGGTCGAGTCACAAATGCCTGCTATGAAGTTTAGAGAGCCATTTGGGTTGGCCGGGTATAGCGCGGTCGGCTTGCCGTCGGCTCCGGCGTAGCGGAATACCACCTGACCACCGTGTTCTATTTTTTCAATAACAGACGGGTCTGAATAAAACTTGCCTTCGCCATGGGCCACCTGGATGTCTATCAGCGAACCTTCCATACCGCGGGTGAAGACGCAGTGACTGGGTTCAACCAGCAGTCTGATCCAGCGGCATTCAAAGTGCCCGCTGTCATTAACAGTCAGGGTGGCTTCAATATTTCCCTGGTTCCGGTCAGGGAGCAGTCCGGTGCGCACCAGTACCTGAAATCCGTTGCATATGCCGAGCATCAGTTTGCCGGAGTCGACAAACTCGCTTAATTGTTCTTTCAGAAAGGAAGTTAGTTCCACCGCCAGGATTTTACCGGAGTGGACATCGTCACCGTAAGAAAAACCGCCCGGCAAAGCCAGTATTTGATAATCAGCCAACTGAACTTCTTTGCTTCTAAGCTGGTTGACATGCACCATTTGGCTTTCCGCCCCGGCCTTTTCAAAGGCATAAAACATTTCCTCGTCGCAGTTGATCCCGTCCGTTCTTAAAACACATACGCGCGGCTTTTTCACTGGCGAAACACCTCCTTCATCGGCTGCCGCCAGGCTGCTCTCAGCCTGTCCAGCCTAGTCTCGAAAAGGGTTTTTCCTGACTGCTCGGCTGCAATGACTTTTCTGTCTGTTGTTTTGCCGATTACCTGGCAGGGAATGTCGCCAAAAATATCAGACGGGTTGCTGTCAGCGGGGATTTCCGCCAGGAAGCAGCCGGCTGTTTCATTAAACAGGAAGTTTTCAGCTAATTCACCCTCCGGTATTATTACCTGAGCGCCCATGTCGCCGCCGAAGCACATCTCGGCCAGCGCCGCCGCCACGCCGCCTTCGCTGATATCGTGACAGGCCAGGAGCTTACCTGAGTTTATTGCGCCGTAAACTGCCTCAAAAACATGCATCAGCGCGGTGGGGCTGAGCTTCGGCAGGTTGTTTCCAATATGACCGAGCAAGTCATAGTAAACAGATCCGGCCATTTCAGCGGTATTCCGGTATCCTGCCAGGACGATTTTCGTGCCGGTTTTTTTGAAATCGGCCGACACTGTCCGGGATACGTCAGGAACCCGCCCGAACGCTGAAATACACAATATCGGAGGGATTTTAATCACCGTTCCGTCTTTCCCCCGGTAGGTGCTGGACAGGCTGTCCTTGCCCGAGATGAACGGCATCCCTGTTCCGCGGACGAAATCCACGCAAGCATCTACAGCCAGGTCCAGGGCGCCCAGCAGTTCTTCGTCGGGGAAGGGCCAGATGAAATTATCCATAAGCATTAGATCGCGCGGGTTAACCCCGGAGGCTATCGCGTTGGATACCGCCTCGGCGGCTGCCCACAGGCTTCCATGGTAAGGGTCAATCATGTTCAGCACTGGGTTCAGGCCGTGGGAGATCACCATCCCATACGGTTTTCCTAAAATGGGCGCCATGATGGCCGCGTCGTTCGGCCCGTCCCCGTTTATGCCGGAAAACGGGGGCAGGGCGCTGGTGCCCTGAACGCCGTGGTCATATAGTCTGACAATCGGTTCTTTGGAACAGACGTTAAGGTGTCCCATTACCCGGCAGTACAGGTCTTCCCAGTCTGCGGCCGGAACAGCCTCCGGCTCTGCGAAGCAAGCTGGACGCCAGGCGGCGTTCATTACCCGCTGGGGCAGCCCGTTGTGCAGAAATTCCATTTCCAGGTTCATTACTACCTGGCCTTCGTAGGTGGCGGAGAAACACTTGTCTCCGGTAAATTCTCCAAGGACGGTGGCTTCGACGTTGTAACCCCGGCATATTTCCATAAGACGCCCGGCATGTTCCGGGTCCACCGCCAGCACCATCCGTTCCTGGCTTTCCGATTCCATGATTTCCCACGGCGACAGGCCGGGGTATTTCAACGGCGCCCGGTCAAGGGCGATCCTGGCGCCTACTTCAGAGCCCATTTCCCCGACGGCGGAAGCGAACCCGCCGGCGCCGCAGTCGGTGATGGCCCTGATCAAGCCCTCGTCACGGGCTACCAGGATGGCGTCGAACGTGCGCTTTTCTTCGATGGGATGGCCGATTTGCACGGCGCTGGAGTTAACATCGATGGTCCGGTCGGTCATCTCACCGCTGGAGAAGGTTGCGCCGTGAATGCCGTCCCGCCCGGTACGGCCGCCCAGCGCAATCACCAGGTCCCCGGCCCGGGGCCGGCCTTTACGGCATAACTCCGCCGGCAGGATCCCGTAAGCTCCCACGATAACTGTCGGCTTGGCGCGGAAATCCCGGTGAAAGTGCACGGAGCCGTTGTTCGTAGGAATACCCATTCTGTTTCCGTAATCACGCACCCCGGCGACAACCCGGCGCAATAAGTAGTGCGGGTGGAGACAACCGGCTGGAATATCTTCGTCGGGCGTGTCGGGCCTGGCAAAGCAAAACATATCAGTCGAAGCCAGTGTTTTCGCGCCGCGTCCGGTGCCCACGATGTCACGGAATACGCCGCCGCTGCCGGTCATGGCGCCTCCGTAGGGCTCAATGGCCGAGGGGGAATTGTGAGTTTCTACCTTGCCGCAAATAGCCTGGCCGTCATAAAATTCCATTACACCGGAATTGTCGACGAATGCCGACAGCACCAGCGGGTGGTTGCTCTCTTCAGTGGCGTTTTTCAACCGTTTCAAGAGCGGGGTTTTCTCTTTACCGTCAACGATCAACCTGGCTTTGAATGTTTTGTGCCCGCAGTGTTCGGACCAGGTCTGAGCGATTGTTTCGATTTCGCAATCAGTGGGGTCCCTGCCGATGCGCCGGAAGTAGTCTTTGATAACCTGCATTTCCTCCAGGTTCAAGAATAATTTGTCGCGGCTCAATTCAATCAACTCGGTGTCGCTCATTTGTCTAACCGGAATCACTTCTGTGCGGCCTGGCTTGCCCTGAATGATCAGGGTTTTTGGTTTTTCTCGCACGACATACTCCACTGTGGCGTTAACCAGCAGGCTGGAGGTGATTCGTTCAATATCTGCACCGGTGATATTTTCACCGTAAAAACCGTACTCCCAACTGGAGTCGGCCGCCAATAACCCGGCTACGCCCAGGTCGGCCGCGGACTTCACGATGGAAGCGGCCTCCGGGTTCATCACTCCGGGCTTGTAAGCTACCTCCAGTACAATAGTGGCATCGTTAATCACCGGGCTGTTTACTGAAAAATCCTGGAAAACACTTTCTGCTAACAGTCTTTCCGCCAGCAAGGCGGCATCACTGGCGCCAATGCCTTCAAAACGGAAAACACGGGCGGTTCTGACTTTTTGCACCGTGTTAATACCTAAAGCGTGGCTAATTTCGTACAGGATTTCCTCTCCCTTGCTGTCGGGGATTCCAGCCTTGGTAATTACCCGCACCTCTTGAATCATCATTTTTTACCTCCTATCCAAGTGGTCGCAACTATTAATACGGCAATTTATCACAATCTCCTGCCCGGGAAGTAAAAATAAATAGAAACAACTTGGAATTCAGGAGTCAGAATTCAGGAGTCAGAATTCAGGAGTCAGAATAGAGAATGGTTTATCGTCTTTAATTATTCTGAACCCTAACTTCTGAATTTCTGAGTACCTGAACAGTAACAATAAATAAATAAAGCGATCACATAATTGGAGCGCTTTCTTTTATCATTATTGGGTTAAGATACAAGCATTCAGTAAGTAGACATTCAGAGTACCGGACGGATAACCGTTTTTATTCTGACTCCTGACTCCTGTCTACTGACTCCTAATCATTATAATATAACAACCTGAATCTTTACAGAGGTTGTTAATACCATAGAGATATGTGCTGTGCCATTTGTGGAAAGGAGCTCTGCGCGTCTGATACTTGCTTTTGGCGTATAGCTGCCATATAATTGTAAAGTTAAGAAAAATTTTTCTCGTTTTTTGGGGGTTTTATGAGTAAAAAATCATGGGAACGGGGCTTGCGGTTGTTGCCTTCGGTTGATGAAACGCTCAGGGACGACAGAGTGGCCGAACTGCTGGCCGTATATCCCAGGAGCATGGTGGTTGAGGCCGTGCGTGTTTCTCTGGCCGGCGAGCGCAGGCGGATCCTGGAGGGTGAACCGGTTGAAGAAGACATGGATGAAAACAGTTGCCTGGATTTGATCGTGTTAAAAACGGCTGAGGTTGTCCGTAACCAGGCATGTTCCAATCTGCGGCCGGTAATCAACGCTACCGGCGTTGTTCTGCATACAAACCTTGGACGGGCGCTTTTGAGCGAAAACGCCAGGCGGGCCGTTTGTGAGATAGCCTCCAGTTACTCCAACCTGGAGCTGGAACTGACTACCGGCCGGCGCGGCTCGCGCTATGCGCCGCTGGAGCCGGTTCTGACTTCCCTGACCGGGGCGGAAGCGGCTCTTGTGGTGAATAATAACGCCGCGGCTGTGCTTCTTGCGCTGGGCACTCTGGCTAAAGAGCGCGAGGTCGTGGTTTCCAGAGGACAGTTGGTAGAGATCGGGGGGTCTTTCCGTGTTCCCGAGGTTATGGCCCAGAGCGGCGCGAGACTGGTGGAGGTCGGCGCTACCAACAAAACCTATCCTGATGATTACCGGAAGGCAATTAACGAACATACGGCGCTTCTGCTTCATGTACATACCAGCAACTACCGGATCATTGGCTTTACCAGGGAAACCACGATAAAAGAGTTGGTGGAGATTGGCCGTGCCTTTTCCCTTCCGGTAATGTCCGATCTCGGCAGCGGTTCTCTGCTTGATTTGAGCCGCTATGGCCTGCCGGGGGAACCTACTGTTCAGGAAATGGTGGCTGCGGGAACCGATATAATTACCTTTAGTGGAGATAAATTGCTTGGCGGCCCGCAGGCCGGCATTATTGTGGGACGGCGCCGTTATATTGATAAAATGAAGAAGAACCCCTTGCTCAGGGCGGTCCGGGTCGACAAGATGACTGTAGCGGCTTTGGAGGCTACCTTGCGGGAATACCTTGATGAGGAGCGGGTTGTTGAAGGACTGCCTGTTTTGCAGATGCTTACAGCCAGCGCAAGCCGGCTGGAAGAAAAAGCGGAGAATTTGGCCCGCCTCGTTAGAGACGCCGTAGGGAACAAGGCGGGAGTTGAGGTCGGCAAAGGGTTTTCCGTAGTGGGCGGCGGCTCCTTGCCGGCGGCTGAACTGCCTACTGCGGTAGTAAAGATTGATTCCCGCACAACTTCAGCCGGCGACTTGCAGTCCGCTTTGATGCGGGGGGAGCCGGCGGTAATGAGCCGTGTGCAGGGCGGCAGTTTGCTCCTTGATGTCCGTACCGTGCGCGGCAGTGAATTGCCTGCGCTGGCGGCGGCTATAGGAAAGGTGATCTAAAAATGAAACACCTGATTATCGGGACTGCCGGTCACGTCGACCATGGGAAAACAGCCCTGGTAAAAGCTATGACCGGCGTAGATACGGACCGGTTGAAAGAAGAAAAAGAGCGGGGTATCTCGATTGAGCTTGGTTTTACCGCCCTTAAGCTGCCGGGTGGACGCAAGGCCGGCATCGTTGATGTGCCCGGGCATGAGCGTTTTATTAAAAATATGCTGGCCGGGGCCGGCGGCTTTGACTTGGTGCTTCTGGTAATTGCCGCGGACGAAGGAGTAATGCCCCAGACCCGTGAGCATCTGGACATAATCCAGTTGCTTCAAGTAAAAAAAGGTGTTGTTGTCCTGACCAAAGCCGACCTGGTGGATGAGGAATGGCTTGATTTGGTAAGGGCAGAAGTGCAGGATTTTTTAAAGGGCACTGTTTTAGAGAAAGCTCCCTTGGTAATAGTTTCAGCAGTGACCGGTCAAGGTATCGGCAGCTTGCTTGAGTTGCTGGACCGTGTGGCGGAGGATACTCCGGCCAAAACCGCCGCCGGCCCGCCGAGGTTGCCGGTGGACCGGGTATTTTCCGTCACGGGTTTCGGCACAGTGGTTACCGGGACGCTTGTAGCAGGTGAAATACGGGTTGGTGATTCGGTGGAAGTACAGCCGCAAGGACTGATTACACGGGTGCGGTCTCTGCAGTCACATGGCGAAAAAGTCAAATTTGCCGGGGCTGGGCAGCGTGTGGCAGCCAACCTGGCCGGTCTGGAGATGGAACAGATCAGCCGCGGGAGTGTGGTAGCTGGTGTAAACAGTATTACTCCTTCAAACCGGCTGGACGTGCACTTGTTATTACTGAAAAGCGCCGCCAGGCCACTGAAAAACCGGGCAAGGGTACGTTTTTACCTTGGTTCCGGCGAAACTCTGGGACGGGTTGTGTTGCTGGATCACGAGGAACTCGCACCAGGGGCGATGGCTTATGCGCAGATTGAGTTGGAAGAAAAAACGGTCGCAGTCAAGGGGGACCGGTTTGTGCTCCGGTCTTATTCACCCATGCAGACAATCGGCGGCGGGGTTGTCATTGACCCGGCGCCGGGACGCAAGCACAGGCGCTTTCGCAGCGAAGTTCTGAAGGCTCTGGAGACCAGGGAGAGAGGTACGCCAGCCGAGATTTTAGAACAATATTTGCAGGGCAATCCCGAATTGCCTGATATAGTGGATGTTGCAGCGGGGACAGGGCTTCAAGCAACTGAAATTGAAGAATTGGCCCATCAGCTTGCCCGGCAGGAGAAGGTTAAAATAGTACCCGGCGATGGGAAAGTCTACCTGTCGCTGACTGATGTTTACCGGCGCATGGCCGGTGAGTTGCAGCAAATGCTGGAATCCTACCACCGCGAGTTTCCCCTGCGGGAAGGGTATCCCAAAGAAGAACTTCGCTCCCGGAAATTCCCCGCCTTGAATAATAAAGTCTTTCAATTTCTGCTTGCCGCCCTGGAAAAAGATCAGTTGGTGCGCTGCACGGCCCAGGCAGTCGCCAGTCCGTCATTTACAGGACCAGGGCCGGAAATGAATTTAATAATCAATAAGATTAGGAAGGAATTGGCCGAAGCATGTTTTCAGCCCCCGGCATGGAGCGAACTGGCAGGCGCGGCGGGCTTGAGTGAGAACGCTAGTTTGGAACTGTTGCAGCATCTTTTGAGAACCGGTGAACTAAAAAAAGTGGGTGAAAATCTTTATTTTCTTGATGAAACACTCAGGATGGCCGGTCATGAGATCACCGGCTTTTTGCGAGAAAAAGGCGAGATTACAATAGGTGAGTTGCGCGATCTTTTACAGACTAGCCGCAAATATGCCCTGCCGTTGCTCGAGTACTTCGACAAAGAAAGGATCACCAGGCGGGTCGGCGACAAACGGCTGCCCGGCAAAGCCTTGGGCTGATACAGGGTATAGTATTAATACCTGGAGGTTAATTAAATACTATGGTAAAATAGTAAAAGAAACTTTGAAAATGTTGGGAAAGATCTAAAAAAGGATTAAAAAACAGTATGAAGGTAAACCTTCTTGGTGTAAATATAGACGCATTGGATCTTGAAGAGACGGTGAGGCAGGTTGCGGAATATGTTCGAAGCGGGCTGCCGCACCATGTTATTACGATTAATCCGGAGTTTTTGTATAATGCGCAAGCTGATCGAAAACTCAGCGATTTGGCCGGGCGCGCCGATTTGGTAACCCCGGATGGAGTAGGAATTGTTTGGGCTTGCCGGGTAGCAGGAAGTCCGGTTCCGGAACGGGTTACCGGCATTGACTTGATGACGCGGCTGGTGAAACAGGCGGCTGTGGAAGGGTGGAGTATTTTTTTGCTTGGCGCGGCTCCGGGAGTTGCGGAGGAAGCGGCCGCCAGATTCAGTCTGGATTACCCGGGCTTACGGGTCGCAGGTGTCCACCATGGGTATTTTAACGATAATGAAGAAGCCAAAGTCGCCGGTAAAGTAAGAGAAACCCACCCCGACCTGCTTTTTGTAGCCCTTGGGGCGCCGAAACAAGAGTGGTGGATAGATAGAAATCTCCGGGAAACGGGAGCCGCGGTAGCTGTTGGAGTGGGGGGGAGTTTTGATGTTGTGGCTGGGAAAGTGCGCCGCGCGCCGCGGTGGGTCCGCCGCTTGCATCTGGAGTGGCTGTTCCGGCTGATAAAGGAGCCTTCACGCTGGCGCCGTCAAGCCGTTCTGCCTTTGTTTGCCTGGCTTGTGGTCAAGGAATACATGTTTAGAAGGCGGGCGCGCTAGCAATTGCTAGACTTGTCTGATGTTTGAAGATTAATTAACTGATTTTACCGGGGGAGCATTTATGCCCAAGGTGGTTATTTCAGGGTATTACGGTTTTCACAACAGCGGTGACGAGGCGATTCTGCATGCTATGCTACAGGCTCTCAGAGACATAATACCCGGCCTTGAAGTCACCGTCTTATCCCGGGAACCGGGTTATACCACCCGGGAATTTGACGTCCGCTCCGTTCCACGCAACAATCCCTGGCGGGTTTTTAAAGCCCTTATGGCCGCCGATATGTTAATCAGCGGTGGGGGCGGGCTTTTGCAGGATGTTACCAGTCCCCGCAGCATAATTTATTATCTGGGTGTTGTCGCGATGGCCATACTTATCGGTAAGCCCGTTTTCTTTTACGCTCAGGGTATCGGGCCTGTGCGTACCGCCTTAGGCAGAACAGCGGTGCGACTCGTGGCTAATTACGTTAATGCTATTACCGTGCGGGATCCTGATTCAAAAAATGAGCTTGATTCCATGGGTGTTAAACGACCGTTTATAAATGTTACCGCCGACCCCGTACTTGGCCTGGAGCCGTTCCTGATAGACAGCAAAAAGGGGCGTGAAACCCTGGCCTCGCTGGGCATGGGCAGTGGTCCCGTGGCTGGTGTCTCTGTTATACCGTGGAAGGGACTGAGCCGTTATAA of Pelotomaculum isophthalicicum JI contains these proteins:
- the selA gene encoding L-seryl-tRNA(Sec) selenium transferase encodes the protein MSKKSWERGLRLLPSVDETLRDDRVAELLAVYPRSMVVEAVRVSLAGERRRILEGEPVEEDMDENSCLDLIVLKTAEVVRNQACSNLRPVINATGVVLHTNLGRALLSENARRAVCEIASSYSNLELELTTGRRGSRYAPLEPVLTSLTGAEAALVVNNNAAAVLLALGTLAKEREVVVSRGQLVEIGGSFRVPEVMAQSGARLVEVGATNKTYPDDYRKAINEHTALLLHVHTSNYRIIGFTRETTIKELVEIGRAFSLPVMSDLGSGSLLDLSRYGLPGEPTVQEMVAAGTDIITFSGDKLLGGPQAGIIVGRRRYIDKMKKNPLLRAVRVDKMTVAALEATLREYLDEERVVEGLPVLQMLTASASRLEEKAENLARLVRDAVGNKAGVEVGKGFSVVGGGSLPAAELPTAVVKIDSRTTSAGDLQSALMRGEPAVMSRVQGGSLLLDVRTVRGSELPALAAAIGKVI
- a CDS encoding phosphoribosylformylglycinamidine synthase subunit PurS, which gives rise to MMIQEVRVITKAGIPDSKGEEILYEISHALGINTVQKVRTARVFRFEGIGASDAALLAERLLAESVFQDFSVNSPVINDATIVLEVAYKPGVMNPEAASIVKSAADLGVAGLLAADSSWEYGFYGENITGADIERITSSLLVNATVEYVVREKPKTLIIQGKPGRTEVIPVRQMSDTELIELSRDKLFLNLEEMQVIKDYFRRIGRDPTDCEIETIAQTWSEHCGHKTFKARLIVDGKEKTPLLKRLKNATEESNHPLVLSAFVDNSGVMEFYDGQAICGKVETHNSPSAIEPYGGAMTGSGGVFRDIVGTGRGAKTLASTDMFCFARPDTPDEDIPAGCLHPHYLLRRVVAGVRDYGNRMGIPTNNGSVHFHRDFRAKPTVIVGAYGILPAELCRKGRPRAGDLVIALGGRTGRDGIHGATFSSGEMTDRTIDVNSSAVQIGHPIEEKRTFDAILVARDEGLIRAITDCGAGGFASAVGEMGSEVGARIALDRAPLKYPGLSPWEIMESESQERMVLAVDPEHAGRLMEICRGYNVEATVLGEFTGDKCFSATYEGQVVMNLEMEFLHNGLPQRVMNAAWRPACFAEPEAVPAADWEDLYCRVMGHLNVCSKEPIVRLYDHGVQGTSALPPFSGINGDGPNDAAIMAPILGKPYGMVISHGLNPVLNMIDPYHGSLWAAAEAVSNAIASGVNPRDLMLMDNFIWPFPDEELLGALDLAVDACVDFVRGTGMPFISGKDSLSSTYRGKDGTVIKIPPILCISAFGRVPDVSRTVSADFKKTGTKIVLAGYRNTAEMAGSVYYDLLGHIGNNLPKLSPTALMHVFEAVYGAINSGKLLACHDISEGGVAAALAEMCFGGDMGAQVIIPEGELAENFLFNETAGCFLAEIPADSNPSDIFGDIPCQVIGKTTDRKVIAAEQSGKTLFETRLDRLRAAWRQPMKEVFRQ
- the selB gene encoding selenocysteine-specific translation elongation factor, whose protein sequence is MKHLIIGTAGHVDHGKTALVKAMTGVDTDRLKEEKERGISIELGFTALKLPGGRKAGIVDVPGHERFIKNMLAGAGGFDLVLLVIAADEGVMPQTREHLDIIQLLQVKKGVVVLTKADLVDEEWLDLVRAEVQDFLKGTVLEKAPLVIVSAVTGQGIGSLLELLDRVAEDTPAKTAAGPPRLPVDRVFSVTGFGTVVTGTLVAGEIRVGDSVEVQPQGLITRVRSLQSHGEKVKFAGAGQRVAANLAGLEMEQISRGSVVAGVNSITPSNRLDVHLLLLKSAARPLKNRARVRFYLGSGETLGRVVLLDHEELAPGAMAYAQIELEEKTVAVKGDRFVLRSYSPMQTIGGGVVIDPAPGRKHRRFRSEVLKALETRERGTPAEILEQYLQGNPELPDIVDVAAGTGLQATEIEELAHQLARQEKVKIVPGDGKVYLSLTDVYRRMAGELQQMLESYHREFPLREGYPKEELRSRKFPALNNKVFQFLLAALEKDQLVRCTAQAVASPSFTGPGPEMNLIINKIRKELAEACFQPPAWSELAGAAGLSENASLELLQHLLRTGELKKVGENLYFLDETLRMAGHEITGFLREKGEITIGELRDLLQTSRKYALPLLEYFDKERITRRVGDKRLPGKALG